The following DNA comes from Chitinophaga nivalis.
CTGTACATCATGCCAGCCGGCTGCGGTATCCAACCGGCGCATCGCCGCTGTTTTCAGATTTACGGCATACGCGTGTTTTTCCATCGGACTTTCTTTGGCTGTGGTAATGATTACCTCATTGGCCGGCAGATGGAAACCCGTCAGCTCATTCACGATCCAATCGCCTTTGGTGAGCTGGCGTTGCAGTTGTCCCTGTGTATTGTACAGGTAAAGATGGGCGTAACCATCCCGGTCGCTCCACCAGATAAACTGATCCGGCTTATTGGGAATAAAAGTAAGCGGATGGGAAGGATGTACATATTTTTTATCTGATTCTTCCAGCAGTGTTTTCACCTGTTCACCGGAAGCAGCATTGTATTGGTTCAGCCACAGGTGGTTTTGTGCGCGGTTGAGCAGTGCTACATAAATTGATTGCTGATCCGGCGCCCAGGTAACACAGGTCAGGTAATGATCTGCTTCACCAGCCGTTTTCAGGAAGGTGGTCTTTTTAGTAGCCGGGTCGTATACACCCAGCGTTACCTCATGGGATTTGCCGCCGGCCATCGGATACTTGATAATATTGGCATAAGCGGGTGTTACCGCCCAGTTGATCACCGGATAGTCGTTGACCATACGTTGATCCATGCGGTAGAACGCCACCAGGTTGCCTTTGGGCGAAAAGAAGATACCTTTGTCGATCCCAAATTCTTCCCGATGTACACTCTTACCATTCAGGATATTACTATCTGTATCATTGGTAATGGCATGTTCTGTACCATCGGCTGTGCGCAGGAATAAATTATTTTTAATGGTATAGGCAATATTCCCGCTGGCAGCGTTGACGGTGATATTCTCCGCTGTTTCCGGCAGGGTGCACCAGGTGGTGAAAGTCAGGCGGCCATTGTCGGTTTGTCCTTTATACAGCGTAGTGCCGCTGCTGAACCAGGCCGTACCGGCCGCGATCCAATGCAGGGCAGGCAGGGCACGTAATGGTTTGGCGCTAAACAACTGCGCATTGAGAGCAGTCAGGGAAAGCAGGGTATCTGCCTTTCCGGCTGGCACGGTATATTTTACCCAGGCAGTGTTACCATCGGCTGTTACCAGGCGGCTATAGGCATTCTCACCGGGCAGCCACTCAAACTGTTTCACCCGTTCAGGGGCCAGCTGCTGACGAAGCCCGTTGGTAGCTTCTGCCATGGTATACTTACGTTGCTGGGCATACGAAAATTGCAGTCCTCCAACAACACATCCTGTCAAAAGCAACAATAATGCTTTTCTCATGTCCTTTTTATTTTTAGGAGACGAAAATAAAAATAAATAGGAATTAGCCGCGGAGGAATTAAAAAATAAGGAGGAGATCAGTTATACTGATCTCCTCCTTATGCTATAAAATTTATATTTCGGGAGATGATTTACATCGCCAGGTGTTGTCTGACCCATTCTTTTTCTTCGGGCAGCAGGTAGTCTGCTCTTTTTTCCGTGATCCAGGAGAAGGTTTTCTTTACATCTGCCTTCACGGAACGGAAACGGAAGAGGAATTCCATACCCAGCATCAGGTCTGTAAAGCCGTTTTTCACGGTTTCCATCGTCATCCGGGCACTGCTACGTCTTTTGGAAAGTAGCTCAGTAATGCGGGTAATCACCGGCTGGATGGCCGTTTCATCGGCATATTTGTTAATCGCCTCCATCGCCTCAAACTTCAGCTGGCCACGTAACAGGCAGCGGGCATAGAAAAGGGCTTCTTTTTCCTTTTCAATATCGGCGATGGTTGCAAAAGCCAGGCTTTTCACATCCTGCCGGTGGTAATCCAACAGGCGTTTCAGGGCTGGTAAACTTTTCTGGCTGGCCACTTTATGCAGCAGCAGGGTGATATAATAAATATCATATTCATTCACCGTGCGCTTCAACAGCGACAGGGCCCACTCTTCCACGGCGGGGTTATGGGTACCCCGTAAAGCCAGGAGGGCCGAACGGCGAATATTATTATTCTGTGATAAAGTATTATTGAATAAAGGTTCCAGGTTGATGTATCCCGGAATGAGCAGGCCCCGCTCCAGGTCTTGCTGGATGGCCGTGATCATGTCTGTATCCTGCTCCATTCTGAGCTGGTCCAGCAAAAAGCGGATTACTTCCGGGTCGTTGGTGTTTCTGGAAAGCTGGGTAATGATGAAAATGGCGGCGCGGCGTTTTTCTTTATCGGGTTCGGATGCGATATACTGATACAGAAGGGGTATATAAGCGTGATTAGCCAGTTGCTCTGCTTCACGGAGTGCTTTCCAGCTGATGGTTTGGGCGTTATTCAATTGCTCCGAGCGATCGCATATCCGTATAATAAGATTAGTAAGGTAGTCAATCATCTGTAGTTATTTTGATCTGCTACCCGTCTGTTTTCAATTATCATACCAACCTGAACAAACCCTAGAAAAGTGCAGGGGGCCAGCGTCGACAATTAACAGTTTTATATTACATTTGCCCCTGTATTTTCTGACTGGTTTTGATATTTGAATAGAACGTAAAGCATGCATATATTACTCAAAAACGTAAAGATTACAGCACCTTCCTCTCCTTTGCACGGGCAGCAAAAAGATATTTCCATTCAAAACGGCATCATTCAACAGATAGCAGATCATCTCGAAGATCCCTATGCTACTGTGATTGCGGGCGATAACCTGCATGTTTCTGCCGGATGGATGGATATCTTCTCCCACTTCTGCGATCCGGGCCAGGAACACAAGGAAGATCTGTACAGCGGTGTGAAGGCAGCAGCCACCGGCGGGTTTACGACGGTGATGATCGTACCCAACACCCAACCGGCCCTGCATACCAAGCCGCAGATCGAATACGTACTGAGCACTACACGACATGCTGCAGCAACGGTACTGCCAATTGGCGCCGTTACCAAAAATCTGGAAGGAAGCGGCCTGGCCGAAATGTATGAAATGCACCATGCGGGCGCCATTGCGTTTTCAGATGGCCTTAAGCCCCTGCAATCCCCCGGTCTGATGCTCAAAGCCCTCCAGTATATCAAGGCTTTTGACGGCACCTTACTCCAGGTACCCGACGACCAAAGTATTTCTGCCCATGGACTCATGAATGAAGGCGTTGCTTCCACCCGGCTGGGCATGCCCGGCAAACCGGCCATCGCGGAAGAACTCATCATTCAGCGGGACCTCCGGCTCGCAAAATATACAGACTCCCGTATCCACTTCACCGGTATCAGCACCCGCCGGTCAGTAGACCTGATCGCAGCTGCCAAAGCTGAAGGGATCAAAGTAACCTGCTCTGTAACCCCTTATCATTTATCCTTAACCGACGAACAGCTTTTCAGCTACGATACCCACTTAAAAGTAAATCCTCCGCTACGTACAGCCGATGATGTACAAGCCTTACAGGAAGCATTGCAAGCGGGTATTATTGACTGTATTGCCACCCACCACCAACCCCAGGACTGGGATGCCAAGCAGGTAGAATTTGAATATGCAAAGTATGGGATGATAGGATTGGAAAGCGCTTTTGGCGTGTTAAGACAATACCTTCCCAACCTCCCCATTGATCAGCTGATTACCCTGCTTTCTGCACAACCCAGAAAAGTATTCGGACTGCCACAACCCGCTCTGATGGAGGGCGCAGCCGCTAACCTCACGGTATTTAATCCGGATATCAACTGGGAGTTTACTACTGCACATATTGCTTCCCGATCCAAAAATTCACCGTATATTGGAAGCCAACTGAAGGGCAAGGTGATTGCCACAGTTAATGGTCCTATTTTTCATCTAAACTCTTAACCTACATGCAACAAACTTCGAATCCCGGCATCAAATGGGGTATTATTTCCGGATTAGTATTAATTTTTCTGAATGTCATTAGCTGGGTCGCAGGTTCCTCCATCCTATTTGCCTGGTGGAACAGTATTATTCAATTGTTAATATTTGCTTTCTTCGGTATACTCGCCGGCATAGAGGCAAAAAAAGCCGCTGGTGGATTTATCAGTTTTAAAGATGTGTTAAAACCGGTTTTCATCACCTTCATCATTGGTACGCTGATGATTACGCTGTACCAGTATGTACTGTATAAATTCATTGATCCATCGCTGGTAGATGCACTCAAACATCATATCATGCAGGCAACTGAAAGCACCCTGCGTATGATGAAAGCGCCGCAGGACGAAATCGACAAACAACTCGATGAACTCAACGGCACAGACTTTAATGTGGGCTTGTCCAAATCTTTCATGGATTTCCTGAAGGGTATTATTTTCTACTTTGTTATATCTGTTATCATTGCCCTGATCGTCCGTAAAAAGGCGCCGGTGGACGTGAAACTATAATACTATGCTATCAAGATGAACATATCCGTAATCGTTCCTTTAAAAAACGAAGAAGAATCATTGCCTGAACTGGCAGCCTGGATAGCCCGGGTGATGCAGGCCCACCACTTTACCTATGAGGTATGGATGGTGGACGACGGCAGCACCGACGATTCCTGGCAAGTGATACAACAGCTGGCTGCACAGAACCAACATATCAAAGGCATTAAATTCCAACGGAACTACGGCAAATCTGCCGCACTGAACGAAGGATTCAATGCTGCCCAGGGTGATGTTGTCATTACCATGGATGCGGATCTGCAGGACAGTCCCGATGAAATTCCGGAGCTGTACCGCATGATTACCGAAGGAAAATATGACCTGGTCAGCGGCTGGAAAAAGAAACGTTACGATAATGCGTTCACTAAAAACCTGCCATCAAAGTTGTACAACTATACCACTACCCGGATGAGTGGCGTAAAGCTGCACGATATGAACTGCGGCCTGAAAGCCTATCGTAAAAAGGTAGTGAAATCCATAGAGGTATACGGGGAAATGCATCGCTATATTCCTGTTATCGCCAAATGGAACGGCTTCCGTAACATCGGTGAAAAAGTGGTAGAACACCGTGCCCGTAAATACGGCACCAGTAAGTTCGGTCTGGAACGCTTTATCAATGGCTTCCTCGACCTGGCTTCCATTATGTTCATCGGGAAATTCGGGAAACGTCCGATGCACCTTTTTGGTGCACTTGGCTCCCTCTTCTTCTTTATTGGCTTTGTTATTGCGTTCTATCTGACCATTGCTAAAATACTGTACTACCAGTACAACATGACAGACAGACCTATCTTTTATCTCGCCCTGTTGGCGATGATCATAGGTTCTCAGCTGTTTCTCACCGGATTTATCGGTGAACTGGTAACCCGCAATGCACCGGAACGTAATTCATACCTCGTGGAAGAACGGATGGATTGCTCCGAAAAGGAATAACGCTAAATGCAGTGACGTATTACATATGTTAAACAAGCGCTGTTTTCCGGAAGACAAATACACAGATCATCCGTCGTTCGCTTCCCGACAACAGCGCTTGTTGCATGCATAATCCGTTATGCACCCTGATAAAAATGACTGACAAAAAGCAGAAAATACTAATCCTTGGCACAGCCTATCCTTTCCGGGGTGGGCTGGCTGCTTATAATGAGCGGCTCGCAGAAGAGCTCCAGCAAACGGATGATGTGGAAATATGGACGTTTACCATCCAATATCCCAACTTCCTCTTTCCCGGCAAGAGCCAATACTCTACCGACCCGGCCCCCCGGCACCTGCGGATCAAACGGCTCATCAATGCCGTTAATCCTATCAACTGGTGGATCATGGGACGCAAAATCCGGCAAATGAATCCGGATATCATCATCTCCAAATACTGGCTTCCTTTTATGGGCCCCTGCCTCGGTACCCTGCTCCGGCTGGGTAAAAAAGGCCATCGGACCAAAGTGATTGCCGTACTGGATAATGTGGTACCACATGAGAAAAGGCCCGGGGATGTACTTTTCACCAAATACTTCCTCAAACCGGTAGATGCCTTTGTGGCCATGAGTCAGTCGGTACTCAACGACCTGCGTACTTTTGAACCGCATAAACCGGCATCGCTCATTCCACATCCCATTTACGATAACTATGGTGCGCTTATCTCCAAAGAAGCCGCACGCGCGCAGCTGAAACTGACACCTGGCAAGCGTTATATCCTGTTCTTCGGTTTCATCCGCCAATACAAAGGCCTCGACCTGCTGCTGCAGGCTATGGCTGATGAACGGATGAAAAAGCTGGATGTACATGCCATCGTAGCCGGAGAATACTATGAAGACGCTGCACCCTATCAGCAGTTGCTGGAACAACTGCAACTGGGTGATCGGGTACTCATGCATACCGATTTTATTCCGACAGAAGCCGTGAAAAATTATTTCTGTGCGGCCGACCTGGTGGTACAGCCTTATAAAAGTGCTACCCAAAGCGGCATTTCACAGATTGCCTACCATTTCGAAAAACCGATGGTAGTTACCAATGTAGGCGGTCTCGTGGAAATGGTACCAGACGGTGTGGTAGGATTTCAGGCAGCTCCTGATCCCGCCGACATTGCAGCTGCTATTGAAAAATATTTCGTCGGCAACCACGAAGCAGCGATGGTAGCAGCACTCAAAAAAGAAAAATTACAATATTCCTGGGCACGACTGGCCAAAGAAATTCATACATTAGCGGCAGGCGTAAAACGCGATGCATAGCCCAAAACAACAACAATGATATACAGAAGTAAAGCACCTCTGCGTATAGGCCTTGCCGGTGGCGGCACAGATGTAAGTCCGTATTCGGACTTATACGGCGGGGCAATTCTGAATGCTACCATATCTTTATACGCAAGAGCTGCGATAGAACCACGCACTGATGGAAAAATTATTTTTGAATGTGCCGACCGCAGGGAGACTGCTACCTATGATGCCGTATATCCATTACCGTTAGATGGCACACTGGATATTCTCAAAGGCGTGATCAACCGGGTACAGAAAGACTTCGGTACTTTATCCGGCAACGGATTCAAGCTCACCACCTATGTGGATGCACCCGCCGGCTCCGGCCTGGGGACTTCTTCCACCCTGGTAGTAGCGGTACTGGGCGCTTTTGCCGAATGGCTGAAACTTCCCCTGGGCGAATATGATATGGCCCATCTGGCCTACTGTATCGAACGAGAGGACCTACAACAAGCCGGTGGCAAGCAGGATCAATATGCAGCCACCTTCGGCGGCGTTAACTTCATGGAGTTTTACAAAGGCGATAAAGTCATTGTAAACCCACTCCGCATCAAGGAAGTAAACCTGCACGAACTGGAGAACAACCTGGTATTGTTCTACACTTCTACCAGCCGTCTCTCCTCTTCCATCATCTCTGAGCAACAAAAAAATGTAACCGATAAAAAGGATGATTCCATTGAAGCCATGCACCACCTGAAAGAACAGGCGATCATGATGAAGGAAGCTATCCTCCGCGGTACCATTGATAAAATAGGCGAAATACTGAATTACGGTTTCGAATACAAGAAAAAAATGGCCAAAGGCATTACCAACCCGCAACTGGATGAAATCTACGATGCGGCCCGTAAAGCCGGCGCCAGCGGCGGAAAAATATCCGGCGCCGGTGGAGGTGGTTTCATGATTTTCTATTGCCCCGGCAATACCCGCTTTGCAGTAGTAGATGCACTCAGCGGTTTTGGCGGCGATGTAAAACGCTATAACTTTACTACCCACGGTATTCAAACCTGGAGCATCTAAGTATCTCACCTACAAAACAGAACGGGATGAAACAAAAAATTGCCAACACCATTCGTCAGAGTATTGCGGTAAAAGAAGCCATCTGCCAGGACGAATTGTTGTTACACACCATACAACAGGTAGCAGAAGTGATTACCCACAGCCTGCAAACCGATCATAAGATTCTCTTTTGCGGTAACGGCGGCAGCGCTGCAGATGCACAGCACCTGGCAGCAGAATTCTCCGGCCGCTTCTATAAAGACCGTACGCCTTTATATGCAGAAGCCCTGCACTGCAATACCTCCTATCTCACTGCTGTAGGCAACGACTACGGCTACGACCAGGTATATGCCCGTATCCTCCGTGGTATCGGCAAACCCGGTGATGTACTGGTAGGCATCTCTACTTCCGGCAATTCTGCCAACATTCTGGAAGCCATGAAAACGGCCAAAGAACAAGGGATGATTGTGGTAAGCATGACCGGCAGTACCGGCGGTAAAATGAAAGATGGCAGCGATTACCTGATCAATATACCTTCCACCGATACTCCCCGTATCCAGGAAGCCCACATTACAGTCGGACATATCATCTGCGAAATAGTAGAAAATAATCTCTTTGGCGAATGATCACTGAATGTATTGTACTGGCAGGAGGCCTGGGAACCCGCCTACGCAGCGTAGTGGCAGACAAACCCAAATGCATGGCGCCGGTAGGCGATCAGCCTTTTTTGTATTACCTGCTGCAATACCTGCACCGGCAAGGCATTACTCACGCAGTACTGTCTCTGGGTTACAAATCAGAACAGGTGATCTCCTGGTGCGAACAAACACCATTGCCATTACGTGTATCCTTTACCGTAGAACGGGAGCCATTGGGTACTGGTGGCGGTATTTTACACGCACTACCAGCCATCTCCGGCGAAGCCGTATTCATTGTAAACGGCGATACTTACTTCGACGTAGACCTGGCCGCTTTCCGGCAGTTTCACCAGCAACAGCACAGTCAGTTGTCGCT
Coding sequences within:
- a CDS encoding GHMP family kinase ATP-binding protein — protein: MIYRSKAPLRIGLAGGGTDVSPYSDLYGGAILNATISLYARAAIEPRTDGKIIFECADRRETATYDAVYPLPLDGTLDILKGVINRVQKDFGTLSGNGFKLTTYVDAPAGSGLGTSSTLVVAVLGAFAEWLKLPLGEYDMAHLAYCIEREDLQQAGGKQDQYAATFGGVNFMEFYKGDKVIVNPLRIKEVNLHELENNLVLFYTSTSRLSSSIISEQQKNVTDKKDDSIEAMHHLKEQAIMMKEAILRGTIDKIGEILNYGFEYKKKMAKGITNPQLDEIYDAARKAGASGGKISGAGGGGFMIFYCPGNTRFAVVDALSGFGGDVKRYNFTTHGIQTWSI
- a CDS encoding D-sedoheptulose-7-phosphate isomerase, whose product is MKQKIANTIRQSIAVKEAICQDELLLHTIQQVAEVITHSLQTDHKILFCGNGGSAADAQHLAAEFSGRFYKDRTPLYAEALHCNTSYLTAVGNDYGYDQVYARILRGIGKPGDVLVGISTSGNSANILEAMKTAKEQGMIVVSMTGSTGGKMKDGSDYLINIPSTDTPRIQEAHITVGHIICEIVENNLFGE
- a CDS encoding dihydroorotase, whose protein sequence is MHILLKNVKITAPSSPLHGQQKDISIQNGIIQQIADHLEDPYATVIAGDNLHVSAGWMDIFSHFCDPGQEHKEDLYSGVKAAATGGFTTVMIVPNTQPALHTKPQIEYVLSTTRHAAATVLPIGAVTKNLEGSGLAEMYEMHHAGAIAFSDGLKPLQSPGLMLKALQYIKAFDGTLLQVPDDQSISAHGLMNEGVASTRLGMPGKPAIAEELIIQRDLRLAKYTDSRIHFTGISTRRSVDLIAAAKAEGIKVTCSVTPYHLSLTDEQLFSYDTHLKVNPPLRTADDVQALQEALQAGIIDCIATHHQPQDWDAKQVEFEYAKYGMIGLESAFGVLRQYLPNLPIDQLITLLSAQPRKVFGLPQPALMEGAAANLTVFNPDINWEFTTAHIASRSKNSPYIGSQLKGKVIATVNGPIFHLNS
- a CDS encoding glycosyltransferase, with amino-acid sequence MTDKKQKILILGTAYPFRGGLAAYNERLAEELQQTDDVEIWTFTIQYPNFLFPGKSQYSTDPAPRHLRIKRLINAVNPINWWIMGRKIRQMNPDIIISKYWLPFMGPCLGTLLRLGKKGHRTKVIAVLDNVVPHEKRPGDVLFTKYFLKPVDAFVAMSQSVLNDLRTFEPHKPASLIPHPIYDNYGALISKEAARAQLKLTPGKRYILFFGFIRQYKGLDLLLQAMADERMKKLDVHAIVAGEYYEDAAPYQQLLEQLQLGDRVLMHTDFIPTEAVKNYFCAADLVVQPYKSATQSGISQIAYHFEKPMVVTNVGGLVEMVPDGVVGFQAAPDPADIAAAIEKYFVGNHEAAMVAALKKEKLQYSWARLAKEIHTLAAGVKRDA
- a CDS encoding DUF4199 domain-containing protein, producing the protein MQQTSNPGIKWGIISGLVLIFLNVISWVAGSSILFAWWNSIIQLLIFAFFGILAGIEAKKAAGGFISFKDVLKPVFITFIIGTLMITLYQYVLYKFIDPSLVDALKHHIMQATESTLRMMKAPQDEIDKQLDELNGTDFNVGLSKSFMDFLKGIIFYFVISVIIALIVRKKAPVDVKL
- a CDS encoding S9 family peptidase, with translation MRKALLLLLTGCVVGGLQFSYAQQRKYTMAEATNGLRQQLAPERVKQFEWLPGENAYSRLVTADGNTAWVKYTVPAGKADTLLSLTALNAQLFSAKPLRALPALHWIAAGTAWFSSGTTLYKGQTDNGRLTFTTWCTLPETAENITVNAASGNIAYTIKNNLFLRTADGTEHAITNDTDSNILNGKSVHREEFGIDKGIFFSPKGNLVAFYRMDQRMVNDYPVINWAVTPAYANIIKYPMAGGKSHEVTLGVYDPATKKTTFLKTAGEADHYLTCVTWAPDQQSIYVALLNRAQNHLWLNQYNAASGEQVKTLLEESDKKYVHPSHPLTFIPNKPDQFIWWSDRDGYAHLYLYNTQGQLQRQLTKGDWIVNELTGFHLPANEVIITTAKESPMEKHAYAVNLKTAAMRRLDTAAGWHDVQLSNDGAYVLDTYSSGTVPGAAQLLALKGKWQQTILTAADPLKDFQRPEIRQVTLKADDGTPLYGKLILPVDFDAAKTYPVIVYLYNGPNVQLIRNTFPYSGNLWYEYMAQHGYVIFTMDGRGSANRGMGFEQATFRQLGTVEMNDQLQGVAYLKTLPFVNQQQMGVHGWSYGGFMTTSLMLRHPGVFKAAVAGGPVIDWSKYEIMYTERYMDTPQENPEGYATANLLTQTKNLQGKLMLIHGTNDDVVVWQHSIDFLKACVDNEVQVDYFVYPGHLHNVLGKDRVHLMQKITDYFEAHLK
- a CDS encoding glycosyltransferase family 2 protein, which translates into the protein MNISVIVPLKNEEESLPELAAWIARVMQAHHFTYEVWMVDDGSTDDSWQVIQQLAAQNQHIKGIKFQRNYGKSAALNEGFNAAQGDVVITMDADLQDSPDEIPELYRMITEGKYDLVSGWKKKRYDNAFTKNLPSKLYNYTTTRMSGVKLHDMNCGLKAYRKKVVKSIEVYGEMHRYIPVIAKWNGFRNIGEKVVEHRARKYGTSKFGLERFINGFLDLASIMFIGKFGKRPMHLFGALGSLFFFIGFVIAFYLTIAKILYYQYNMTDRPIFYLALLAMIIGSQLFLTGFIGELVTRNAPERNSYLVEERMDCSEKE
- a CDS encoding nucleotidyltransferase family protein; translation: MITECIVLAGGLGTRLRSVVADKPKCMAPVGDQPFLYYLLQYLHRQGITHAVLSLGYKSEQVISWCEQTPLPLRVSFTVEREPLGTGGGILHALPAISGEAVFIVNGDTYFDVDLAAFRQFHQQQHSQLSLALKPMQQFDRYGSITLDGQQRITAFHEKRFCEAGLINGGIYLTSPAYLKSLSLPEKFSFEQSVLEPQVTAGNLYGFVSDTYFIDIGIPEDYAAAQQYLTGNH